A segment of the Bacteriovorax sp. BAL6_X genome:
TATTGACTAGGGCACATAAAATTATTACTCTTATCTAATGTATGAATATTTACATCAATTTTCGCTTAATTTTTGGCTGGCATTTGGCTATATTCTGATTGCCCTTGGAGCTGCGACTTATTTAATCTCATTAGGTGTAACAAGTATTCATCTTAATCGACTAAGCCAAAATGCTCAGTCTTCTCCTATTAAAACAGTTGTGATGTGCTTTTCTCAAGCAGCTGTTTGCTTAATTATTGTTACTAATTTCTTTTTTCCTCTATATTCGATTTACAAAGTACCTTTAACATTGGTGATGTTTATTTTCACCTATACTGCTAGATACTATTATTGGCATAACCTTTCAGAAGTATTTAACGAGAATAAAACTTTGAGAGTTATCTATAATGCTATTGTATTGGGGGCCATTGGTTGTTGCCTCATTCATCTATTTTGGTTCTTTATGAAAGGGCCGGGACCTTGTTGTCTTGGGGAACAATTTGTTAAAAACCCTGCTTCAAATTATATCTTAAAGGTACAGATACCTTATCTAATGAATGATAGTTTTACTACTTTTGTGAAGTTTTTTACAATTTCAGTATCGCTTGTCTATATTCGTTTTTTTATAGTCTCATTAAAATCTCGCGACTACCTCATGATACTTGGTCTCTTCCTCAGTGTTTTAAATATTTTCTATACGACGAGCTATCATGCCTTTGGATTTAAATATTGGATACCTCTCTACTTTGTAGTGGACTTATTAGAGTATACAAGGTTACAGCAATTGGAGGTATCTCATTTTGCGAAAAAACTTAAAGAGCAAAAGCAATCATATAATTCTATGATTCATGACTTATCGAATCCATTACAATTTACAAACCTACGTTTACAAAGGCTTAAGCGAGAAGCCCCTTTAAGTGAATCCAAAGAAGTAAAGGCCATTTATGAAGGGACAAAAAGTGCTATCGATATTTTAAATAATTATAAAAATCTAGGCTCGAATGACTCTTTGATTTCGGATGTTGTTGAAGAAGTAATTTCAATTTTTCCCGACGCTAATATTATCTATACAAGGCCATTTAAAGAGGTGAGTGTTAATAAGGGGATCATTAAAAACTCATTGCTGAACTTGATAAAGAATTCACACGAGGCACTACGAGAAGATCTAGAGTGGATTAAAATTATAATTAACAACGTTGAAGATCGTCTTGTTATTAAGATAATCGATAACGGCAAATTTGTTGATTTCAAATCCCCTGAGTTGGCCTTTGAGTTTGGTGCGTCTAGTAAAGGTGACAAGAGGGGAGTAGGCCTTTATTCAATCAAGAAAGAAATTGAAAACTTAAATGGTAAATTGAAATTAGATAATGAAGAATCTTTCACCTGTTTTACAATAGAGATTTAAAATGATGTTTGAAATGAGCTTAAATCACAGTATTGTAAAATTAATTCCTGCTATTTATAGTATATTCACTTTTATTATAGGGCTCAGTTTTCTTTTTCTAAGCTTAAGTACTTTACGTTTAAGACATATATATAAATCGTCTCTAAAGGTAGAGAGAATGCTTTTTTGTCAGGCCATTATTTGCTTTTTAGTTAGCTCTCTTATATTTGTTCCGTACTATTCAGATTATAAAGTTGGCGTCACTTTATTGGTCTTTCTCTTGCTTTTTTTGGCACGCTTTGAGTTATGGAAAATTTTAAGTAAGGTTTTAGAAGAGCATAAACTCCTTAGGATAATGTATAAAATTGTTGTCTACTTGGCGATATTCATTTTTGGTATCCACTATATACTTTACTTAGTGGAGGGAAGTGGCTCGTGTTGTATAAGTGATGATGTCATCTCCAAAACAACTAATGAGTTAACTAAACTAATCCTACCCTTTAATATGAGTAAGCTTTTAACTGCTTCTTATCAAATTGTTGCCTTTCTTAGTTTATTAATTTATATACGTTTTGCTTTTCTAGCATATAAAAAGGTCGACAAATTTCTATTTGCCGGCCTAATGATTAATATCTTTTATTATTCGTATTTCTTCTTAAATTTTTTAGTCGTCCATAATTATTGGATACCAATATTCTATCTTGCAGATTTCGTCATCTATTTGAGGTTGATGAGATTTACTCGAAAAAAGTTTGCTTAGTCACACTTTCCAAGTTCAAAATTAATTGTACCGTAGCCATTAACACACGATGAACAATCCATTTTTGCCTTAACTTGATCTCCTGGAGCTATTCCAAAGTTAGCACCTCCCCCTGGGAAGCCAACAGGAGTACCCATTGGAGTGTCGTTTAAGACTACTTCAAAGGTTGCACCTGAGACGTCCCCTGACTTCATATCAACATATATATTTTCTATGCACCAGTATTGAGATGAATTAAAACCTTCGACATCAGTTGCATTTGTACCAACTTGATTTTGAATTCCGAAATACCAAGATAAAGTTGAATCAGCATTAAAAAATTCAAAAGAGATGACGGCCCTATTGTTATTTTCAAAAAGGTAGGCATTTCCATCTGCGTCAGTTTTAAAGCATGAAGATAATCCTAGTAGTGTTGTAATTAGTAGTAGCGCTCTCATTAAAACTCCATTTCATATAAGACGCTAAAGTCTTTATTTTTAACAATGATATCTTTTGCGATATATTCGCGGTGTAAGAAATTGAATAAGACAGCAGTTGATTTAGATAGGTGTCTTCTTGCACCAAGTTCAAAGCCTTTTCCTGAGTAAATAGCAACATTAGGGTGACTAGAGTCAACAATATATGAGCGGTATCCCGTTAAGAAACTCCAATTGTCACTGTAATCATACTCAGCTCCAAATTTTATATAGGGTGCAAACTGCGTTCTTTGATCCATTACTGGAGTAAGGCTATTTTCAAATCGAGCTGTTAGAAACATTTCATTGTTTAAGAAAAAACCAGTAGTAACTCTAAAGCGGTTATTTAATCGGTAGTATGCTTGAACTCCTAACTCAAAAGTTAAAATGTCGTCATCCATATCTTCTGCTTCAAGGTCTCCGCGGTCCATGAAGTAGGCATGAATACCAAGAATATACTCAAGGAATAATTGTTGATTTAAAACATGACGGTAGTGACCAATAAGATCGGCCCCAAGGCCGCCATAATTATCGGCATCGCTTCCATTGTTATTTTCCATATTGGCGTAGTTCATTTGTTTAATACTTAATCCAGTTTTAAGTCCCCAGGAATTTTTCATCCCTGCTAGCCTAGCTGGTCCAGCGCTTGGCCCATGATCAACAACTTCATGGCCTTGAACTTCTTTGTATTCAATTTTCTCATTAAGTTTTTTTACAACTTCTTTCGTTTCTTCGTCTTGCTTTTTTGCGACAAATCCCTTCTTCTTATCAAGCTCTATTCCTTTAGCAGCAACAAATTGTCCCGTATTCTTATCGACACTACCAATGTTGAGTGTTTCATCTTGAATCGCAGGAATAAAGATAGCTGATTCAAGGTCGACGATAGCACCGTTTTTTGGAACTTCATCAGTATCGATATCATTTCCATAGAGCTTAGAGATTTCTTTCTTACTTAAATCTTTACTACTAGCAAGTTGAATATCGCTCCTTTTAACACTTTCAAGATTTTCGTTCTTATCAAGTGCAATTAACTGATTTGGATTTACTTTCTGTGGTGGGATTTCGTCGTATAGGTGAGCGTACGTTGTCGAGGCCGTACCTTTTTTTACGATTGTTACATCATCACGGTCGACATTATCTTTAACTGTTTTTTCTGGATCTATACTTTCGCTATTGATCTTTTTAACAGCAACCTCACCCTCGAGTGTCACAACTGATGTGGCCTGATTTTCCTGACTTACCACCGTAACAAACTCTGTTCCACGTACACCTAAGGCCATGGTCTTTGTCTTTACATAAGCTTTGTTAAAGGCACTATGTCCTTTTGATTTTTTTGCTGGGACAATCTTTGAACGCATTTTCCCATTTAAAACCTGAATAATACTTCCAGCTTTCTTTTCGATTTTCGTAAGTTCAATTTTTGAATTTGGCCCAACGACGATATAACTACCATCTTCTAGAATTTCGATCTTCACAAAAGAGCGCAACCTCGTGACAATTGAAGTATTTTCTTTAAGAAGTTGACCTTTCTTTATCCAGCTTGCCTGCATGGCACCTGGAGGAAGCTGAGAAACTTTTCCTCGAATGTTGACGAC
Coding sequences within it:
- a CDS encoding HAMP domain-containing sensor histidine kinase; translated protein: MYEYLHQFSLNFWLAFGYILIALGAATYLISLGVTSIHLNRLSQNAQSSPIKTVVMCFSQAAVCLIIVTNFFFPLYSIYKVPLTLVMFIFTYTARYYYWHNLSEVFNENKTLRVIYNAIVLGAIGCCLIHLFWFFMKGPGPCCLGEQFVKNPASNYILKVQIPYLMNDSFTTFVKFFTISVSLVYIRFFIVSLKSRDYLMILGLFLSVLNIFYTTSYHAFGFKYWIPLYFVVDLLEYTRLQQLEVSHFAKKLKEQKQSYNSMIHDLSNPLQFTNLRLQRLKREAPLSESKEVKAIYEGTKSAIDILNNYKNLGSNDSLISDVVEEVISIFPDANIIYTRPFKEVSVNKGIIKNSLLNLIKNSHEALREDLEWIKIIINNVEDRLVIKIIDNGKFVDFKSPELAFEFGASSKGDKRGVGLYSIKKEIENLNGKLKLDNEESFTCFTIEI
- a CDS encoding FecR domain-containing protein; translation: MNLLKLSLILIPLSLFQANAIAAFAKVVNIRGKVSQLPPGAMQASWIKKGQLLKENTSIVTRLRSFVKIEILEDGSYIVVGPNSKIELTKIEKKAGSIIQVLNGKMRSKIVPAKKSKGHSAFNKAYVKTKTMALGVRGTEFVTVVSQENQATSVVTLEGEVAVKKINSESIDPEKTVKDNVDRDDVTIVKKGTASTTYAHLYDEIPPQKVNPNQLIALDKNENLESVKRSDIQLASSKDLSKKEISKLYGNDIDTDEVPKNGAIVDLESAIFIPAIQDETLNIGSVDKNTGQFVAAKGIELDKKKGFVAKKQDEETKEVVKKLNEKIEYKEVQGHEVVDHGPSAGPARLAGMKNSWGLKTGLSIKQMNYANMENNNGSDADNYGGLGADLIGHYRHVLNQQLFLEYILGIHAYFMDRGDLEAEDMDDDILTFELGVQAYYRLNNRFRVTTGFFLNNEMFLTARFENSLTPVMDQRTQFAPYIKFGAEYDYSDNWSFLTGYRSYIVDSSHPNVAIYSGKGFELGARRHLSKSTAVLFNFLHREYIAKDIIVKNKDFSVLYEMEF